A genomic window from Bradyrhizobium lupini includes:
- a CDS encoding strawberry notch-like NTP hydrolase domain-containing protein — protein MTESLAGGAAAAPLSMRAAASLTSAAIRAARQLSTDLERGHRIDAAVLRSAMEAAFGASDATGAWNWKTGYDVCEVATVLFLRKFGPAIRVKAGSTAAMLPMLARIARCLPTHTRRSEDSQALQQFSTPIPLGLAASTAAGITSSDRVLEPSAGTGLLAIFAEFAGGALVLNELAETRAALLDQLFPDVKVTRFDAAQIDDHLDARVVPSVILMNPPFSALANVDRWMTDAAFRHIASSLARLRDGGRLVAITGASLAPDNPAWRDAFVRLQESGRVVFSAAIDGAVYAKHGTQTDTRLLVIDKQPAANPKVLLAAQGMAGDVATLLDWVSQHVPPRLPLATPVAVDVDRRPATPRPIGAFAPRRSSTSGERAPEGIELTYETVEWTPPECARLTDALYEEYALQTIRIPHAHAHPTKLVQSAAMASVAPPKPSYRPHLPANVVADGILSDAQLESVIYAGEAHSEFFARSWTVDATFDGVAAARDDAENAVRFRRGWFLGDGTGAGKGRQVAGILVDNWLKGRRRAVWMSKSDKLIEDAQRDWSALGMERLLVTPLSRFRQGTPIRLEEGVLFTTYATLRTDERGEKLSRVRQIVEWLGSDFDGVIVFDESHAMQNAAGQKGERGDQAASQQGRAGLRLQHALPNARVVYVSATGATTVHNLAYAQRLGLWGGADFPFATRAEFVQAIEEGGVAAMEVLARDLKALGLYAARSLSYEGVAYELVEHQLTPEQVRIYDAYAGAFSVIHNNLDAALRAANITGETGTLNGQAKSAARSAFESAKQRFFGHLLTSMKTPSLIRSIEHDLDAGHAAVIQIVSTGEALMERRLAEIPTEDWGDVQVDITPREYVLDYLAHSFPVQLYEPFTDSEGNLCSRPVYRDGQPVESREAVARRDRLIEKLASLPPVPGALDQVVQRFGTDMVAEVTGRSRRIVRKGDRLIVENRAASANLAETSAFMDDVKRILVFSDAGGTGRSYHAELSARNRRLRVHYLLEPGWKADAAIQGLGRTNRTNQAQPPLCRPIATDVKAEKRFLSTIARRLDTLGAITRGQRQTGGQGLFRPEDNLESQYGRDALCQLYTLLARGKVEGCSIESFEDATGLKLTDANGLRDDLPPITTFLNRLLALTIELQNILFTVFEQLLTARIEGAVASGTYDVGLETLRAESFVLTDRRTIYVHPGTGAETRLLTITQRQRNHPVSLDDALGPLSDRNSVLLVNERSARAAVQVAAPSTMLDDGEIERRVRLIRPMEQHNVPLNIMAESHWVEADRERFAAAWLAELADVPEYTDSTIHVVAGLLLPIWKRLPNESTRVYRLQTDAGERIIGRKVSATWVANALAADVPALTPDAAFAALVEGRTVLELAEGLQLRRVRVMGTHRIELSGFNDMMRDRLRAYGLFGEIISWKLRMFVPTDASGVEILSQVLDTYPVARIAEREAA, from the coding sequence ATGACCGAATCTCTCGCCGGCGGCGCTGCCGCCGCGCCGCTCTCGATGCGTGCCGCTGCAAGTCTCACCTCCGCCGCCATCAGGGCCGCCCGACAGCTCTCGACCGATCTCGAGCGCGGCCATCGTATCGATGCCGCTGTCCTACGTAGCGCCATGGAAGCTGCCTTCGGCGCTTCCGACGCCACCGGCGCCTGGAACTGGAAGACCGGCTATGATGTCTGCGAGGTGGCCACCGTTCTGTTCCTTCGCAAATTCGGTCCGGCTATCCGTGTCAAGGCCGGCTCGACGGCCGCGATGCTGCCGATGCTCGCGAGAATCGCGCGCTGTCTGCCGACCCACACGCGGCGCTCCGAGGATAGCCAAGCTCTTCAACAATTCTCGACGCCGATCCCGCTGGGGCTTGCCGCATCCACCGCGGCCGGCATCACGTCGTCCGACCGGGTTTTGGAGCCTTCCGCGGGGACTGGCTTGCTCGCCATCTTTGCCGAGTTCGCCGGCGGCGCCTTGGTACTGAACGAGCTGGCCGAGACCCGCGCGGCGTTGCTCGACCAACTGTTTCCCGACGTTAAGGTCACCCGGTTCGACGCCGCCCAGATCGATGATCACCTCGATGCGCGTGTCGTACCGAGCGTCATCCTGATGAACCCGCCGTTCTCGGCATTGGCGAACGTCGATCGATGGATGACGGACGCGGCATTCCGGCACATCGCCTCGTCCTTGGCGCGTCTTCGCGACGGTGGCCGTCTGGTCGCCATCACCGGCGCGAGCCTTGCGCCGGACAATCCGGCGTGGCGAGATGCCTTCGTTCGCCTCCAGGAGAGCGGGCGGGTGGTATTTTCTGCCGCCATCGATGGCGCAGTCTACGCGAAACACGGAACGCAGACCGACACACGACTGCTGGTGATCGACAAGCAGCCTGCCGCAAATCCGAAAGTCCTTCTGGCCGCGCAGGGCATGGCTGGCGACGTCGCCACGTTGCTCGACTGGGTGAGCCAGCACGTGCCCCCGCGGCTGCCGCTTGCGACCCCCGTCGCGGTTGACGTCGACAGGCGCCCCGCGACGCCGCGGCCGATCGGTGCCTTTGCACCACGCCGATCGTCCACGTCGGGAGAGAGGGCTCCAGAGGGCATCGAACTCACCTACGAGACGGTCGAGTGGACACCTCCGGAATGCGCCCGGCTCACCGACGCGCTTTATGAGGAATACGCGCTACAGACGATCCGTATTCCGCACGCGCATGCGCATCCGACCAAACTCGTGCAGTCCGCCGCGATGGCCTCGGTCGCGCCGCCGAAGCCGTCTTACCGGCCACATCTGCCGGCCAATGTCGTGGCGGACGGCATCCTGTCCGACGCCCAGCTTGAGAGCGTCATCTATGCCGGCGAGGCGCATTCCGAGTTTTTTGCGCGCTCCTGGACGGTGGATGCGACCTTTGACGGTGTGGCGGCTGCACGCGACGATGCAGAAAATGCCGTGCGTTTTCGCCGCGGCTGGTTCTTGGGCGACGGCACCGGCGCGGGCAAGGGGCGGCAGGTCGCCGGCATTCTTGTCGACAATTGGCTCAAGGGTCGGCGCCGTGCCGTCTGGATGAGCAAGTCCGACAAGCTGATCGAAGACGCTCAGCGCGACTGGTCCGCGCTCGGCATGGAGCGGCTGCTCGTGACGCCGCTGTCACGTTTCCGCCAGGGCACACCGATCCGGCTTGAGGAAGGCGTCCTATTCACCACCTACGCTACGCTGCGCACCGATGAGCGCGGCGAGAAGCTTTCGCGCGTGCGGCAGATCGTTGAATGGTTGGGCTCCGACTTCGACGGAGTAATCGTCTTCGACGAGAGCCACGCCATGCAGAACGCGGCAGGCCAGAAGGGCGAGCGCGGCGACCAGGCTGCGTCTCAGCAGGGGCGTGCGGGCCTGAGGCTCCAGCACGCCTTGCCGAATGCCCGTGTCGTCTATGTCTCGGCGACGGGTGCCACGACCGTGCACAATCTGGCTTACGCTCAGCGGCTGGGATTGTGGGGCGGCGCCGATTTCCCGTTCGCGACCCGGGCCGAGTTCGTCCAGGCAATCGAGGAGGGCGGCGTCGCGGCCATGGAGGTGCTTGCGCGCGACCTCAAGGCGCTCGGTCTCTACGCGGCGAGGTCTCTATCCTACGAGGGCGTCGCGTACGAGCTCGTCGAGCACCAGCTTACGCCCGAGCAGGTTCGGATCTACGACGCCTACGCCGGCGCGTTTAGCGTCATCCATAACAACCTCGATGCGGCACTGCGGGCCGCCAACATCACCGGCGAGACCGGCACGCTGAACGGCCAGGCTAAATCGGCCGCGCGATCCGCTTTTGAGAGCGCCAAGCAGCGCTTCTTTGGCCACCTCCTGACCTCAATGAAAACGCCGTCGTTGATCCGCTCGATCGAGCATGATCTCGACGCTGGCCATGCCGCCGTCATCCAGATCGTCTCGACGGGCGAAGCGCTGATGGAGCGCCGTCTCGCCGAGATCCCCACCGAGGACTGGGGCGACGTCCAGGTCGACATCACCCCGCGCGAATATGTCCTCGACTATCTCGCCCATTCCTTTCCGGTCCAGCTCTACGAGCCCTTCACGGACTCGGAGGGCAATCTCTGCTCCCGGCCTGTTTATCGCGATGGGCAGCCGGTCGAGAGCCGCGAGGCGGTAGCCCGCCGCGACCGCCTCATCGAGAAGCTTGCCTCGCTGCCGCCGGTGCCTGGCGCGCTGGACCAGGTCGTCCAGCGTTTCGGTACCGATATGGTCGCCGAAGTGACCGGCCGCTCGCGCCGCATCGTTCGCAAGGGCGACCGGCTGATCGTCGAAAACCGAGCCGCTTCGGCCAACCTCGCCGAGACGTCGGCCTTTATGGATGACGTCAAGCGGATCCTCGTGTTCTCCGACGCGGGCGGCACTGGGAGAAGCTACCATGCCGAGCTGTCGGCGCGGAATCGCCGCTTGCGGGTCCACTATTTGCTCGAGCCTGGCTGGAAGGCGGACGCCGCGATCCAGGGGCTCGGCCGCACCAACCGGACCAACCAGGCGCAGCCGCCGCTGTGTCGTCCCATTGCAACCGACGTCAAGGCCGAAAAGCGCTTTCTCAGCACCATTGCGCGCCGGCTCGACACGTTGGGCGCCATCACCCGCGGCCAGCGCCAGACCGGAGGGCAGGGCCTGTTCCGGCCCGAGGACAATCTGGAAAGCCAGTACGGCCGCGATGCGCTGTGCCAACTCTACACGCTACTGGCGCGCGGCAAGGTCGAGGGCTGCTCGATCGAAAGCTTCGAGGATGCGACCGGCCTGAAGCTGACGGACGCCAACGGTCTCAGGGATGACCTGCCGCCGATCACGACGTTCCTGAACCGGTTGCTGGCGCTCACGATCGAGCTTCAGAACATCCTGTTCACCGTCTTCGAGCAGCTCTTGACCGCTCGCATCGAGGGCGCGGTTGCCTCAGGCACCTATGACGTCGGGTTGGAAACGCTCCGCGCCGAGAGCTTTGTCCTTACCGACCGGCGGACGATTTATGTCCATCCCGGTACTGGCGCCGAAACCCGGCTGCTCACGATCACCCAGCGCCAGCGTAATCATCCCGTGAGCCTCGATGATGCTCTTGGTCCTCTTTCCGATCGCAATTCCGTCCTGCTGGTCAATGAGCGCTCGGCACGAGCCGCCGTGCAGGTCGCGGCGCCGAGCACCATGCTCGACGACGGCGAGATCGAGCGGCGCGTCCGCCTGATCCGGCCGATGGAGCAGCACAACGTTCCCTTGAACATCATGGCAGAGAGCCATTGGGTCGAGGCAGATCGTGAACGCTTCGCCGCGGCCTGGCTCGCCGAGCTTGCCGACGTGCCCGAGTACACGGACAGCACGATCCATGTCGTGGCGGGCTTGCTGCTCCCGATCTGGAAGCGGCTGCCGAACGAATCGACCCGCGTCTATCGGCTTCAAACCGACGCGGGCGAGCGGATCATCGGCCGCAAGGTCTCGGCGACCTGGGTCGCGAACGCCCTTGCGGCTGACGTGCCGGCGTTGACGCCGGACGCTGCCTTTGCCGCACTCGTGGAGGGACGGACCGTCCTCGAGCTTGCGGAAGGACTCCAGCTCCGCCGCGTCCGGGTGATGGGCACACACCGCATCGAACTGTCTGGGTTCAACGACATGATGCGCGACCGTTTGCGGGCCTACGGCCTCTTTGGAGAGATCATCTCCTGGAAGCTGCGCATGTTCGTGCCCACGGACGCGAGCGGCGTCGAGATCCTGTCGCAGGTGCTCGACACCTATCCGGTCGCGCGCATCGCTGAGCGGGAGGCCGCGTGA
- a CDS encoding radical SAM protein — MRRNDFTLPTLGLAYIATCANQNGFSVRVLDAEARGLGLSEVAAMLNEARPRWVGLNLLAPTYAHSVHLLQLLDPSISVMLGGHQAKAMPRAILEDSRIPRIDALVLGEAETRVPILLTDVNTRVELPSVFWRDGGKPMMPVVRSKNPFLLAPDVDAMPLLDRSHLDQDPYWDGGVLESAMVASRGCPFDCSFCGAAVSSNPDVTVRMRKPERIMEEILNLKARLGVQRVRFVDDLFLANQRLMRTTLKAFVDARLDMRWDATGRINVLAGARDELFDLMVTAGCREVALGIESGSDRVLRYVDKKITVAQTVRAVTRLCRVGIDVKGYFILGLPTETRGEHQATLGLVRRLWDLTEGMPGRFRCSVFEYRPYPGTPDWQRLVDAGRLPAAMLDYSDRMDDADFPPDRDEFNFSTGLQFGEVPVDVIRRNLAMIMREQRLR; from the coding sequence GTGCGGCGAAACGACTTCACGCTACCGACCCTCGGGCTCGCTTATATTGCGACCTGTGCCAACCAGAACGGCTTTTCGGTTCGGGTGCTGGATGCCGAAGCACGGGGCCTTGGCCTTTCCGAGGTTGCCGCCATGCTCAACGAAGCGCGCCCACGCTGGGTCGGCCTGAACCTGCTGGCGCCGACCTACGCACATAGCGTTCACCTTCTGCAACTGCTTGATCCTTCGATATCGGTGATGTTGGGTGGCCACCAGGCCAAAGCGATGCCGCGGGCCATACTCGAGGACTCGCGTATTCCTCGAATTGACGCACTTGTGCTTGGCGAAGCCGAGACGCGGGTTCCCATTCTACTTACGGACGTGAATACCCGGGTGGAGCTGCCAAGCGTCTTTTGGCGCGATGGCGGAAAGCCGATGATGCCCGTCGTGCGCAGCAAGAACCCTTTTCTGCTGGCGCCCGACGTCGATGCCATGCCGTTGCTGGACAGAAGCCATCTGGACCAGGATCCTTACTGGGACGGCGGAGTTCTTGAATCCGCGATGGTCGCCTCGCGCGGATGCCCCTTTGATTGTTCGTTTTGCGGTGCAGCCGTAAGCAGCAATCCCGACGTGACCGTCCGGATGCGAAAGCCAGAGCGCATCATGGAGGAGATCCTCAATCTCAAGGCGCGGCTCGGCGTGCAGCGGGTCAGGTTCGTCGATGACCTGTTCTTGGCGAACCAGCGCCTCATGCGCACGACGCTCAAGGCTTTTGTCGACGCTCGTCTGGACATGAGGTGGGACGCAACGGGACGGATCAACGTACTGGCGGGAGCGCGAGACGAACTGTTCGATCTCATGGTGACTGCAGGCTGCCGCGAAGTTGCCCTCGGGATCGAGAGTGGAAGCGATCGCGTCCTGAGGTACGTGGACAAGAAGATCACGGTGGCCCAGACCGTGCGGGCAGTGACGAGACTTTGCCGGGTGGGGATCGATGTTAAAGGTTATTTCATCCTTGGACTGCCTACTGAGACGCGCGGCGAACATCAGGCGACCTTGGGCCTGGTCAGGCGCCTATGGGACCTGACGGAGGGGATGCCGGGGCGTTTCCGTTGCAGCGTCTTCGAGTACCGGCCTTATCCGGGGACACCGGACTGGCAGCGGCTGGTTGATGCTGGTCGCTTGCCGGCGGCCATGTTGGACTACTCGGACCGGATGGATGACGCGGACTTTCCACCGGATCGGGATGAGTTCAACTTTTCGACGGGTTTGCAGTTTGGCGAAGTGCCGGTCGATGTCATTCGCCGCAATTTGGCGATGATCATGCGGGAGCAGCGATTGCGATGA
- a CDS encoding DUF6499 domain-containing protein encodes MSEFDWRSPEAYQHAIKSGEMEDFAWESLRRSSNYRASYRENRSQMTSEFRRKWGICFRP; translated from the coding sequence ATGTCCGAGTTCGACTGGCGCTCACCAGAGGCGTATCAGCACGCTATCAAGTCGGGCGAGATGGAGGATTTCGCCTGGGAGTCACTGCGGCGCAGCTCCAACTATCGGGCTTCCTATCGTGAAAATCGATCGCAGATGACCTCCGAATTCCGAAGGAAATGGGGCATCTGCTTTCGCCCATGA
- a CDS encoding helix-turn-helix domain-containing protein translates to MRKLVGRNFARLRKQKRFTQEKFAENSGFTQQYISDLERGRRNPTVVTLFELASTLGISHVDLVLPDEEARNERSKPAKRK, encoded by the coding sequence ATGCGCAAGCTGGTCGGCCGAAATTTCGCAAGACTGCGGAAGCAGAAGCGCTTCACGCAGGAGAAATTCGCCGAAAACTCCGGTTTCACCCAACAGTATATCAGTGACCTGGAACGTGGGCGCCGCAATCCAACCGTAGTAACCTTGTTTGAACTCGCCAGCACGTTGGGCATTAGCCACGTTGATCTCGTCCTCCCGGACGAAGAGGCGCGAAACGAGCGATCGAAGCCTGCCAAGCGAAAGTAA
- a CDS encoding DUF736 domain-containing protein, which yields MANIGSFKKVGNDFQGEIVTLSLQAKGVRIVAETNRSNDNAPSHRIYVGRAEIGAAWSKRSEEGRDYLSLKLDDPSFNAPIYANLFDEEGGEGYTLLWSRPRKNGE from the coding sequence ATGGCTAACATCGGTTCTTTCAAGAAGGTCGGCAACGACTTCCAGGGCGAGATCGTCACCCTGAGCCTGCAGGCCAAGGGCGTCCGTATCGTCGCCGAGACCAATCGATCCAACGATAACGCTCCCAGCCACCGCATCTACGTGGGCCGGGCTGAGATCGGGGCAGCCTGGTCGAAGCGCTCCGAAGAGGGACGCGACTACCTCTCGCTCAAGCTCGACGACCCCTCGTTCAACGCGCCGATCTACGCGAACCTGTTCGATGAGGAAGGCGGCGAAGGCTACACCTTGCTCTGGTCGCGGCCCCGCAAGAACGGCGAGTAA
- a CDS encoding dTMP kinase, with protein sequence MFADDPRTASWFPIVALEGPSGIGKSTLLHLISDRLIRDGIRFEQCSNNDSGRWSTVIRELASAPDRPLTLALATAAARAELREGAHRPQLCDRFVVSTLVYQRFAGLPLEYLYATNRPLLAASVTFVLRVDAAPLLARRGCRARKPDWFKDRLGVDEEVGLYDQATALLTANGHDVRVMDASGDEVTLAAQLAAEIAPILQRSGAS encoded by the coding sequence ATGTTTGCAGACGATCCCCGCACTGCAAGCTGGTTTCCTATTGTCGCCCTCGAAGGACCGAGCGGAATCGGGAAGTCCACGCTGCTTCACCTGATCTCGGACCGTCTGATCCGAGACGGGATCCGATTTGAGCAGTGCAGCAACAACGATAGCGGCCGTTGGAGCACGGTCATCCGGGAGCTTGCCAGCGCGCCTGACAGGCCTCTGACCCTGGCGCTGGCGACGGCCGCGGCCCGCGCCGAGCTGAGAGAAGGCGCGCACCGGCCGCAGCTTTGCGATCGCTTCGTCGTCTCGACACTTGTTTATCAGCGTTTCGCCGGCCTGCCATTGGAGTACCTGTACGCAACAAATCGCCCTTTGCTCGCGGCATCAGTGACCTTCGTCTTGCGCGTTGATGCGGCGCCACTGCTTGCGCGGCGCGGCTGCCGAGCGCGCAAGCCGGACTGGTTCAAGGATCGGCTCGGGGTTGACGAGGAGGTCGGACTCTACGATCAGGCTACGGCATTACTGACTGCGAACGGTCACGACGTGCGAGTGATGGATGCATCGGGTGACGAAGTGACTTTGGCGGCACAGCTTGCCGCCGAGATAGCGCCGATTCTCCAGAGGAGCGGCGCGTCATGA
- a CDS encoding toprim domain-containing protein translates to MSRGASELACRLAREVEAVCRYYLSNGKRAGRYWLVGDVHNTPGRSLFVRLQDSPKGPAGKWTDAATGEHGDLLDIIRESLALRDFREVAEEARRFLKLPRSEQQLTAKPVRSPAPTGSQEAARRLFAMSRPIEGTVAERCLQRRGIDRIHHGGSLRFHPRCYYRSDDHLPTETWPAMIACVTDPDGRITGVHRTWVDPDGFDRVRLGKAPIDTPRRAMGDLLGNAVRFGVVGDVLAAGEGIETMLSLRYVLPTMPMAAALSAHHLAAMSLPSSLRRLYIARDADAAGDAVQAILTQRATDAGIEAIALSPRLGDFNEDLHIFGLDALRAALRFQLVPEDVARFLHSSTVAAE, encoded by the coding sequence ATGTCCCGCGGTGCCTCTGAGCTGGCATGCCGCCTCGCGCGCGAGGTCGAGGCGGTGTGCCGATACTATCTCTCCAATGGTAAGCGGGCGGGGCGGTACTGGTTGGTCGGCGACGTCCATAACACCCCGGGCCGCTCGTTGTTCGTGCGGCTTCAGGACTCACCGAAGGGCCCCGCCGGCAAGTGGACCGATGCTGCGACCGGCGAGCATGGTGATCTCCTTGACATCATCCGCGAGAGCTTGGCCTTGCGAGACTTTCGTGAGGTAGCCGAGGAGGCGAGGCGCTTTCTCAAGCTTCCTCGTTCTGAGCAGCAACTGACCGCGAAACCCGTTCGTTCGCCTGCGCCGACCGGATCACAAGAGGCGGCTCGTCGGCTCTTTGCGATGTCCAGACCGATTGAAGGGACGGTAGCCGAGAGGTGCTTGCAGCGTCGCGGAATAGACCGCATCCACCATGGTGGCAGTCTGCGCTTCCACCCACGCTGCTACTATCGGTCGGACGACCATCTGCCGACCGAGACCTGGCCGGCGATGATTGCCTGCGTCACGGACCCTGATGGGCGGATCACTGGCGTACATCGCACCTGGGTTGACCCGGACGGCTTTGATCGCGTGCGGCTCGGCAAGGCTCCGATCGACACGCCACGACGCGCGATGGGCGACCTGCTCGGCAACGCCGTTCGGTTCGGTGTGGTGGGTGATGTGCTCGCTGCGGGGGAGGGTATCGAGACCATGCTGTCGCTGCGCTACGTGCTACCGACGATGCCGATGGCGGCCGCGCTTTCGGCTCATCACCTCGCAGCCATGTCGCTGCCGTCTAGCCTGCGCCGGCTCTACATCGCCCGCGACGCCGATGCCGCCGGAGATGCCGTGCAGGCGATCCTTACCCAGCGCGCGACAGACGCCGGCATTGAAGCGATCGCGCTGTCGCCTCGGTTGGGCGACTTCAACGAAGATCTGCACATCTTCGGGCTCGATGCCCTCCGAGCAGCCTTGCGGTTTCAGCTCGTGCCAGAGGACGTCGCTCGCTTCCTGCATTCGTCCACGGTGGCCGCGGAATAG
- a CDS encoding ArdC family protein, whose protein sequence is MSRHHPRARTGEDRASLYDDITNKIIAELEAGRVPWVQPWGTAAAKAPLALPKSAASGRQYSGINILILWGAATEHGFTGQSWLTFRQALSLGGHVRKGERGTTVVYADRFVPAEQKRRASESGEDAQAIPFLKRFRVFNCDQCDRLPPEIATTAPPPPPGLIEPQVEDLIKATGIDFRIGGNRAFYVPADDYVQVPPPQAYFEPINWHRTALHELAHASGHPSRLNRDLSGSFGTKKYAFEELVAEIASAFGCASLGIVPTVRHADYIGSWLEVLREDNRAIVRAASQASKVADYLLGFLPEVVVDITTERADQEAA, encoded by the coding sequence ATGTCCAGACATCATCCTCGGGCGCGCACCGGTGAGGACCGGGCAAGCCTTTATGACGACATCACCAACAAGATCATCGCCGAGCTGGAGGCCGGCCGCGTGCCGTGGGTGCAGCCTTGGGGCACCGCGGCGGCGAAGGCGCCGCTGGCGCTGCCGAAGAGTGCGGCGTCCGGCCGCCAATACAGCGGCATAAACATTTTAATTCTATGGGGAGCGGCGACAGAACACGGATTTACAGGGCAGAGCTGGCTTACATTCCGCCAGGCGCTGTCGCTCGGTGGTCACGTCCGCAAGGGCGAGCGCGGCACGACCGTCGTCTATGCCGACCGCTTTGTGCCGGCCGAGCAAAAGCGCCGCGCGAGCGAGAGCGGTGAGGACGCGCAGGCCATTCCGTTCCTCAAGCGCTTCAGGGTCTTCAACTGTGATCAATGCGACAGGCTTCCTCCGGAGATCGCGACAACGGCGCCGCCTCCGCCGCCAGGGCTGATCGAGCCGCAGGTTGAAGACTTGATCAAGGCGACCGGAATCGACTTCCGCATTGGCGGCAATCGCGCCTTTTATGTGCCGGCGGACGATTATGTGCAGGTGCCCCCACCGCAAGCCTATTTCGAACCGATCAATTGGCACCGGACGGCCCTGCATGAATTGGCGCATGCCAGCGGCCATCCGTCACGCCTCAACCGCGACTTGTCGGGCAGCTTTGGTACCAAGAAGTATGCCTTTGAGGAGTTGGTTGCTGAAATCGCCTCTGCGTTCGGTTGCGCGTCGCTTGGTATCGTGCCCACGGTGCGGCACGCCGATTATATTGGCTCCTGGTTGGAGGTCCTGCGAGAGGATAATCGTGCGATCGTGCGAGCTGCTTCGCAGGCCAGCAAGGTTGCGGACTATCTCCTTGGCTTCCTGCCGGAAGTGGTTGTCGACATCACCACGGAGAGAGCGGATCAGGAAGCGGCGTGA
- a CDS encoding radical SAM protein, with the protein MPDKTVPSLRIAPSDLPASLKNVVEYRKSGLSLNHVVGCPLDCGYCVRHLFQNFEMKQPHLVVSDHEAVDLLVGHWAFRPDTTPIQIFNRATDPFLPGVKDHLFATLELLDERHFTNPVLVISRWKIEPSDVHRFDRLKHLRLTILVTWSGIDDDRIEPVDSVHAENSLRVLHEHARRTKSILYWRPLIAGLNDSDQHIGRALALSSLAGATVFTGLFHRAEIREHLRLSGVPDVYPEIARRKILPAETEKRIIDAFAGRPLFRKTSCGIAYVLHRADYNGHYGIREMCDICPAEQVARCALVHQKPKVSQVTELAAIAKLETDHISIDHRRIELSNSSEQQRYFIQHTLNYQVHDRDHPHRFGRHGRAELGWE; encoded by the coding sequence TTGCCTGACAAAACCGTGCCAAGCCTTCGAATTGCCCCTTCCGATCTGCCGGCGTCACTCAAGAACGTGGTCGAGTATCGAAAATCCGGCCTCAGCCTGAACCACGTCGTAGGCTGCCCGCTGGACTGCGGCTACTGCGTCCGTCATCTGTTCCAGAACTTCGAGATGAAGCAGCCTCATTTGGTGGTGAGCGACCATGAGGCAGTCGATCTTCTGGTCGGCCATTGGGCGTTCCGGCCCGACACCACGCCCATTCAGATTTTCAATCGAGCGACCGACCCGTTCTTGCCGGGGGTCAAAGATCATCTGTTCGCGACCCTCGAGCTATTGGACGAAAGACACTTCACCAATCCCGTGCTGGTCATCAGCAGATGGAAGATCGAGCCATCGGACGTCCATCGCTTCGACCGCTTGAAGCATTTGCGACTGACGATTCTCGTCACCTGGTCGGGCATTGACGATGATCGAATTGAGCCCGTGGACAGCGTTCACGCTGAAAACTCGCTGCGAGTCTTGCACGAGCACGCAAGGAGGACGAAGTCGATTTTGTATTGGCGACCACTGATCGCGGGGCTCAACGACAGCGATCAGCACATCGGCCGCGCACTGGCACTTTCTTCGCTCGCCGGTGCCACCGTCTTCACCGGGCTGTTCCATCGCGCTGAGATTCGCGAGCATCTTCGGCTTTCAGGCGTACCCGATGTCTATCCCGAGATCGCCCGTCGGAAGATCCTGCCGGCGGAGACGGAGAAACGCATCATCGATGCATTCGCGGGTCGGCCGCTCTTTCGAAAGACGTCCTGCGGGATCGCCTACGTCCTTCATCGCGCCGATTACAACGGGCACTATGGCATTCGAGAGATGTGCGATATCTGTCCAGCTGAACAGGTCGCGCGATGCGCTCTGGTCCATCAAAAGCCGAAGGTCTCTCAGGTGACGGAACTCGCGGCGATCGCCAAGCTGGAGACGGACCATATCTCGATCGATCATCGTCGAATTGAATTGAGCAACAGCTCTGAACAGCAGCGCTATTTCATTCAACACACGCTAAACTACCAGGTCCACGATCGGGACCACCCTCACCGATTTGGACGGCATGGACGAGCGGAGCTGGGATGGGAGTAG
- a CDS encoding DUF2285 domain-containing protein: protein MTKPQLDPDVADVAPHEPVLTTYDEQHLVTYWRLLDAEADGADWEEVTRIVLHIDPDREPDRARNAFDSHLARAKWMADHGYRDLLRGGAPK, encoded by the coding sequence ATGACGAAGCCGCAGCTAGATCCTGATGTCGCCGATGTCGCGCCGCATGAGCCGGTGCTGACGACCTATGATGAGCAGCACCTCGTGACGTATTGGCGACTTCTTGATGCCGAAGCCGATGGCGCGGACTGGGAAGAAGTGACCCGGATCGTGTTGCACATCGATCCCGATCGTGAACCGGATCGCGCTCGCAATGCGTTTGATAGTCATCTGGCCCGCGCAAAATGGATGGCAGACCACGGCTACCGCGACTTGCTTCGCGGCGGCGCGCCTAAATAG